A single region of the Triticum dicoccoides isolate Atlit2015 ecotype Zavitan chromosome 2B, WEW_v2.0, whole genome shotgun sequence genome encodes:
- the LOC119363777 gene encoding ankyrin repeat domain-containing protein 65-like isoform X4, giving the protein MTTTIQSVKAHQIFDSRDNPTVESSGLRSTMRGRARPRWPPACGTPTSAPRCTSPPGRARQRSVNSLSSSSASPLTPRTTMGRQETVEYLLGRGADPSVASNMGATALHHAAGIGNDDAAPNGHIDIMKLLLGKGVDVESESESGTPLVWAAGHGQQDAVKLLIEHNAKVSMKLWS; this is encoded by the exons ATGACGACGACCATCCAGTCCGTGAAGGCCCACCAGATCTTCGACAGCCGCGACAACCCCACCGTCGAG AGTTCGGGTCTGCGCTCGACGATGAGGGGAAGGGCGCGGCCGCGGTGGCCACCGGCGTGCGGGACGCCAACAAGCGCACCGCGCTGCACTTCGCCGCCCGGGAGGGCCAGACAGAGGTCTGTAAATTCCTTATCGAGCAGCTCCGCCTCCCCGTTGACCCCAAGGACGACGATG GGCCGCCAGGAGACGGTGGAGTACTTGCTCGGCCGCGGGGCCGATCCTTCGGTCGCGTCCAACATGGGAGCCACGGCACTGCATCATGCTGCTGGCATAGGCAATGATGATGCTGCGCCTAATG GACACATTGATATTATGAAGCTTTTGCTTGGTAAGGGAGTCGATGTCGAATCCGAAAGCGAGTCAGGTACTCCCCTTGTTTGGGCCGCTGGTCATGGACAGCAAGACGCGGTCAAGCTTCTGATTGAACACAATGCTAAG GTGTCTATGAAGCTTTGGAGCTGA
- the LOC119363777 gene encoding ankyrin repeat domain-containing protein 39-like isoform X1, protein MTTTIQSVKAHQIFDSRDNPTVESSGLRSTMRGRARPRWPPACGTPTSAPRCTSPPGRARQRSVNSLSSSSASPLTPRTTMGRQETVEYLLGRGADPSVASNMGATALHHAAGIGNDDAAPNGHIDIMKLLLGKGVDVESESESGTPLVWAAGHGQQDAVKLLIEHNAKSNTETADGITSLLSAVAAGSQSSHMDSVGSQTCTGWNYLDKSTCL, encoded by the exons ATGACGACGACCATCCAGTCCGTGAAGGCCCACCAGATCTTCGACAGCCGCGACAACCCCACCGTCGAG AGTTCGGGTCTGCGCTCGACGATGAGGGGAAGGGCGCGGCCGCGGTGGCCACCGGCGTGCGGGACGCCAACAAGCGCACCGCGCTGCACTTCGCCGCCCGGGAGGGCCAGACAGAGGTCTGTAAATTCCTTATCGAGCAGCTCCGCCTCCCCGTTGACCCCAAGGACGACGATG GGCCGCCAGGAGACGGTGGAGTACTTGCTCGGCCGCGGGGCCGATCCTTCGGTCGCGTCCAACATGGGAGCCACGGCACTGCATCATGCTGCTGGCATAGGCAATGATGATGCTGCGCCTAATG GACACATTGATATTATGAAGCTTTTGCTTGGTAAGGGAGTCGATGTCGAATCCGAAAGCGAGTCAGGTACTCCCCTTGTTTGGGCCGCTGGTCATGGACAGCAAGACGCGGTCAAGCTTCTGATTGAACACAATGCTAAG TCGAACACTGAAACTGCTGATGGTATCACTTCACTCTTGTCTGCTGTTGCTGCTGGTTCCCAAAGTAGCCATATGGATTCTGTTGGTTCCCAAACATGTACAGGCTGGAATTATCTAGACAAGTCCAC GTGTCTATGA
- the LOC119363777 gene encoding ankyrin-2-like isoform X2 encodes MTTTIQSVKAHQIFDSRDNPTVESSGLRSTMRGRARPRWPPACGTPTSAPRCTSPPGRARQRSVNSLSSSSASPLTPRTTMETVEYLLGRGADPSVASNMGATALHHAAGIGNDDAAPNGHIDIMKLLLGKGVDVESESESGTPLVWAAGHGQQDAVKLLIEHNAKSNTETADGITSLLSAVAAGSQSSHMDSVGSQTCTGWNYLDKSTCL; translated from the exons ATGACGACGACCATCCAGTCCGTGAAGGCCCACCAGATCTTCGACAGCCGCGACAACCCCACCGTCGAG AGTTCGGGTCTGCGCTCGACGATGAGGGGAAGGGCGCGGCCGCGGTGGCCACCGGCGTGCGGGACGCCAACAAGCGCACCGCGCTGCACTTCGCCGCCCGGGAGGGCCAGACAGAGGTCTGTAAATTCCTTATCGAGCAGCTCCGCCTCCCCGTTGACCCCAAGGACGACGATG GAGACGGTGGAGTACTTGCTCGGCCGCGGGGCCGATCCTTCGGTCGCGTCCAACATGGGAGCCACGGCACTGCATCATGCTGCTGGCATAGGCAATGATGATGCTGCGCCTAATG GACACATTGATATTATGAAGCTTTTGCTTGGTAAGGGAGTCGATGTCGAATCCGAAAGCGAGTCAGGTACTCCCCTTGTTTGGGCCGCTGGTCATGGACAGCAAGACGCGGTCAAGCTTCTGATTGAACACAATGCTAAG TCGAACACTGAAACTGCTGATGGTATCACTTCACTCTTGTCTGCTGTTGCTGCTGGTTCCCAAAGTAGCCATATGGATTCTGTTGGTTCCCAAACATGTACAGGCTGGAATTATCTAGACAAGTCCAC GTGTCTATGA
- the LOC119363777 gene encoding ankyrin repeat domain-containing protein 29-like isoform X3, translated as MRRKTSSGSRSGHDDDHPVREGPPDLRQPRQPHRREFGSALDDEGKGAAAVATGVRDANKRTALHFAAREGQTEVCKFLIEQLRLPVDPKDDDGHIDIMKLLLGKGVDVESESESGTPLVWAAGHGQQDAVKLLIEHNAKSNTETADGITSLLSAVAAGSQSSHMDSVGSQTCTGWNYLDKSTCL; from the exons ATGCGACGCAAGACCAGTTCCGGCTCCCGCTCCGGCCATGACGACGACCATCCAGTCCGTGAAGGCCCACCAGATCTTCGACAGCCGCGACAACCCCACCGTCGAG AGTTCGGGTCTGCGCTCGACGATGAGGGGAAGGGCGCGGCCGCGGTGGCCACCGGCGTGCGGGACGCCAACAAGCGCACCGCGCTGCACTTCGCCGCCCGGGAGGGCCAGACAGAGGTCTGTAAATTCCTTATCGAGCAGCTCCGCCTCCCCGTTGACCCCAAGGACGACGATG GACACATTGATATTATGAAGCTTTTGCTTGGTAAGGGAGTCGATGTCGAATCCGAAAGCGAGTCAGGTACTCCCCTTGTTTGGGCCGCTGGTCATGGACAGCAAGACGCGGTCAAGCTTCTGATTGAACACAATGCTAAG TCGAACACTGAAACTGCTGATGGTATCACTTCACTCTTGTCTGCTGTTGCTGCTGGTTCCCAAAGTAGCCATATGGATTCTGTTGGTTCCCAAACATGTACAGGCTGGAATTATCTAGACAAGTCCAC GTGTCTATGA